One Callithrix jacchus isolate 240 chromosome 4, calJac240_pri, whole genome shotgun sequence genomic window, GCCCAGTGCATGCAACAGGGGGCTGAGCGCGAGCGGGTACCTCGAGGTCCTGGAGCGGGACCCGGGAGCAGGAACAGGGACAAAGTTCCCGAGGCCAATGGGCCTCGGGCCGACCCGCGCGCCCCCGGCCCAAACGCTCACCTCGCTCCCCAAGCCCGCGCGGACCCGGCCCCTCCGAGGGTAGCCGGTTCCAGCGGCGAACCCGCAGCGCCCGCGCAGCCACCCGCTCGGCCCTCTCCCGCCCGGTGCGTGGGTCCAGGAGAGAAAAAGcgcggcggtggcggtggcggtggcggtggcggcgCGCAGTCCCACTCACCATGATCCGCAGCTGCTGTGGCGCGACAACCGGGGCGCGCAGCGATGCGCTGTCCAGGGTAGCCAGGTCCCTCTGCCCGGCGCTGTCTCGGCGCCCACACCGGTTACCCTCACCCATGCCCCCGCCCGCGCCTCCCCTCCTCCTCGGGCTCGCGCCTCCGCCGTGCAGCGCACGGATCCTCGGGGCCGTTTCGTCCCCGCCCCCTCGCCCACAGGGGCCTCCCGCGCCGCCCCTCCTGGAGGGCGCGCGGGGGGAGGGGCGCAGGGCTAACGAGGCGGTGCCCTCCTCCCCTGCGGCGCCGCGCGCCCCCTCCCGGGCGACCGCCCTCGCTCTCGCGGCTGCGGCGCTCCCTGGCGGCCGGGAGGTGATTTGCAGGCCCAGCCGGCGTCCGTTGCACGTGGCGGCTCAACGTTCGCGGAACCCCACGAGGACCCACCACCTGCCCGGATCGGCGGCTTCTGCCGCGGGAGGAGTAGCGTGCAGGGCAGGCACGCTGGTCCTGCTTCCAGTTGGGTTTCGTGGGTTTGAAGCACACATTAGGAGGAAATGGCTCTGTTCGTGCAGGTTTGCGGGGTCTGGTTTTCTTAGGTTCTGGGGGTGCGGTGGGGAGCGGATCAGTTTGGATAACGGCCCTGAGCAGGAGGCACTGTCCCCCTCCCGGTCCGACCCGGGGCTTCCAGCGGACGCCACCGACGGTGAGCGCACTGTGAACAGAAGGGTGCACTTctagttactttatttttgtgtggGGCCCAAGTGAAAGACGTGGGAAGAATTGGACTTCCCTGAGTATGACATGAACTTTCCTCCATTTCACCCTTAAA contains:
- the LOC144582031 gene encoding uncharacterized protein LOC144582031 yields the protein MGEGNRCGRRDSAGQRDLATLDSASLRAPVVAPQQLRIMVSGTARRHRHRHRHRRAFSLLDPRTGRERAERVAARALRVRRWNRLPSEGPGPRGLGERGERLGRGRAGRPEAHWPRELCPCSCSRVPLQDLEVPARAQPPVACTGLAPGMPEEAAPPSRRPFPPATHPPAPGTCSRHRPPAPGAENGVSRARHPPRLWSPGVRALTVKLPPLSSLHPGGVSVRSTVQEVTGNERANIIRINKLRSRLCLCDTTVLSSHSLREENDETDCVKGWVERAWT